Proteins encoded together in one Nitrospinota bacterium window:
- the ruvC gene encoding crossover junction endodeoxyribonuclease RuvC — MRVLGIDPGSRVAGYGIVEERGGILAPVAWGVVKPPPAKELHPRLKYLFEAYAEIIIEYQPDEVAVENVFFAENARSALVLGQARASAFLPALLQNIPFHEYTALQVKKALVGAGHAGKGQVAAMVCRLLNMKEIPKPEDVTDALAVAVTHLHATPMGKRLAAVKDAAPAARRIKRGVRG; from the coding sequence ATGAGGGTGCTCGGCATCGATCCCGGCAGCCGCGTGGCCGGTTACGGCATCGTGGAAGAGCGGGGGGGCATCCTCGCGCCGGTGGCGTGGGGCGTGGTGAAACCGCCGCCCGCCAAAGAGCTGCACCCGCGCCTGAAATATCTTTTCGAGGCGTACGCCGAGATCATCATCGAATACCAGCCGGACGAAGTGGCGGTGGAAAACGTTTTCTTCGCCGAGAACGCCCGGTCGGCGCTGGTGCTGGGGCAGGCGCGCGCGTCGGCGTTTTTACCCGCGCTGCTGCAAAACATCCCGTTTCACGAATACACCGCATTGCAGGTGAAAAAAGCGCTGGTGGGGGCGGGTCACGCCGGGAAGGGACAGGTGGCCGCGATGGTCTGCCGCCTGTTGAACATGAAAGAGATACCGAAGCCGGAAGACGTAACCGACGCGCTGGCGGTGGCGGTCACGCACCTGCACGCCACACCGATGGGGAAAAGGCTGGCGGCGGTGAAGGATGCCGCGCCCGCCGCGCGCCGCATTAAACGGGGGGTTAGGGGA